CAGGCGCCGTGCCGTGGGGAGTGGGCGTCGTGCCGAGTGCGGCGAGCAGCTCCTCGCCGGGGTCGACGCGCATCGGGATCGCCCGCCCGACGACGTCGCGCAGGTAGCAGCGCCCGGCGCGGAACGAGATCAGCCGCTGGCGAAGCCCCTCGTCGTCGCGGTCGAGACGGAGCAGCTCCAGCGAGCGCTCGGCCTCGGACTCCGTCTCGACGCCGAACGCGAGGTACGTGCCGACAAGCGGCTCCAGGATCTCGGCGTCCCCGACGATCTGCGAGGCCAAGAGCGGCGTGATGTTCATCGAGCGCCCCATCCGCGAAAGGCGGTCGAGGAGGGCCTGACCCTGCACGTCGAGTAGCAGCGCCCACGCCTCGTCCACCGCCAGCACCGAGTGCGTATGCGTGTCGGCGGCGCAAAGGCGAAGCGCGTAGGCCGCCACCAGTCGCAGCACCGCCTGGCTCACTCGCTCGTCCTCCTGGAGCTCCGAGCGGCGGACGTCGGGCTTGACCGTGACCAGGTTTCGGATCCGAAGCGAGACCACCTTCGCGCCGCCTACCTCGGGCAGGGCCTGCCCGGGCCGCCCGAAACCGAGCTTCGCGAGCCCGGCCTCGAGGTGGACCTCGAGAGCCTCAGCACAGTCGGCGCCGACCGGGTCGATCGCCCGCAGCTCGTCGAGCACCTGGCCCGTGGTCCCTCCGCCGGCCGCCTCGGTAGCGGCGATCGCCCGCCGGATCTTCGTCCGCCACTCGGCCGGGACTGGATCCGGCAGGATGCCGACCAGAAAGCCGTAGGCGAGATCCTGGCGGGTCTCGGCAGTGCCGACCCGCATCGGGTCGAGCAGCCCCCGATAGCGCTCGTCGGGTCCGAGCTCGATCGCCTCGAGGCGATCGGCGAGGCCCGGCAGCCGCTCGAGCCGGTGGTCTCCCTTGGGGTCGATGTCGACGATCGGCGATGAGCCCTGCAGGTAGGCCTGGTAGAGCAGGGTCTCGAGCGCCACGGTCTTGCCCGAGCCGAGCGATCCCGTGAGCAGGATGGTCGGCGGCCGGTCGGTGCGCGAGGCCTCGGCGAGGTCGAGCTGCACCGGCGACCGCGAGCCGGTCAGCCCATAGCCGAGATAGGGGCCGATCTCAGACCCGGCGTGCGAGATCGCCGTCGGCACCATCGCCCCGAGTTGCTCGGGCAAGAGGTGCGCGAGGTAGTCGCGCACCGGGAAGGGCTGTGCTGGCATTGCGCCGAGGAAGAGGCGGTGCTGCTCGCCCAGCGGCCGATGGAGCTCCACCCGCCCGAACTCAGAACGCAGGTGATCAACCCGGTCCTCAAGCTGGTCGGGATCGTCCGCGCCCAGGGCCAGAGTGATCGCCGAGCGGAGGAACGGCGGCCGGTCCGACGCGCCGAGGCGCGCCTGCAGTTCGCGCGCCGCGTAGCTGCGGTCGGTGGTCCCGACCGTCGCGCCGTGCTCGCCGAAGGCCTCCTCCTTGGCCTGCTGGTCGGCGTCGACCATCCGCTTCTGCGCCAGCTTCTGCGCGGCGCGGTTGGGGATCCACTCGGCCGTGTAGACGGCGTCGACGGGGAACCCGCATTCGAGCGGCGCGAAGAGGAGCTCCACCTCCGGCCCCGGGAAGGCCGCTTCGTCCGGCAGCGCGCCGCAGACGAGCAGCGCCTGGTGCGAGGTGCCAGCCTCCGAGTCGACCCGAAGCGCCCGCGGCTCGATCTGAACGCGCGATTCGTGAAGGCGCATCAGATCGTGCTCGTAGGGCTCGAACGCTCCCCCCTCCTCGGTGTCTACCCAGAGCGCCTGCGCCCGCCAGTGCGGATCGACGTGGGGCTCCCCCACGCCGCGGGTGTAGGCGGAGCGGACGAGAGCCGCGATCTCCCCCGAGCGCGCCCGCTCGCACGGCAGCTGGTCGAAGACGCGATCGAAGGCCCGCTCCTCGGCGCGCCGCAGCTCTGCCAGGCGCTTCTTCGAGACCGCCCGGGCGTCTCGGATCCCGAGGCCGGCCTGCAACTCGCACCAGAGCTCGGCGAGCCGTTGTGCCCCAGCGGCGTGCGCCGGCGGGCCCAGGCGCACGAACGCGAACAGCTCGGGCCAAACGACGCGGCGGCTGGCGAGCCGGCGCCGATGCTCTTCCAGGTAGGCGCGAAAGGCCTCCGGGTGGCCCCGGCGCGGATCGACCGTCGTCAGCGCCCGCTCCGCGTAGCGGTCCGCCGACCACTCGCGAGCGGAGCGGATCAGCTGGAAGTCGGTTTCGATCGCATAGGCGAAGGCCTCGATCCGCTCCTTCAGCTCCACCTTTCGGTTCAGCGAGAGGCCCGCATAGCTCTGGCCCTCTAGGCGATAGCCGGCCCAGACGTCCTCGGGTGATCGCCAGACGAGGTTTCCGTGCAGGAAGTAGTGCGGCGCCCGTAGGCTCATTCGAAGACCACCTCCGCGCCCTCGGGCACCCGCAGCTCGCGCCCGCGGGGTAGCGGCCGTGGGCGCTCGCAGAGCCCGCACACGCGGACCCGCCTCGCCGCGAGCGCGTCGGATCCGCGGCCTCGCCTTCGCTCGACCTCGAGCCGCGCCGGGTAGCGCAAGACGAGGCGAGCGGGCCCGCGCACCCGCCCGCGCCGGTAGGCGGGCTCATCCCCAGTCGGGGCAATCTGCACCGCCGCGACCGGGGCGACCTGCGCCCCCTGCGAGACGGTGGGACGAAGCCCCGCCAGGGTGCGCGCTCGGACGCGGTAGCGAGCGAGCCCCGCGAGCGCGTGATGCGGCGCTCGCCCGTCGATCTGCCACGAGGCAAGCGCCCAGCCCGCCGCGACCGGCAGGGCGACGACGCGAACGCCCACGGGGACCAAGCCGAGCAGCTGCCCGGCGAGCGGCAGCCTCGCCGCCACCATCACGCCCACGGCGGCGGCGATCGTGTAGAGGATCGCCCGAAGCGGCACGCCCCCGGGCGCCGGCAGCCGCCAGCGGTCGACGCGGTAGATCCGCCGCTCGACGCCGTCGAGGACCGCCCGGTAAGAGCGGACCGACACCGGCTCTCTCGCCGCCACGCGCGCGCTCCTGACCTTCCCGCCGAGCTAGAAGATCGCCTTGTAGATGTCGCGGTAGGCGTCCTCGGCCGAGCCGGGAGCGAAGATGAAGAGCCCCGCGATCAGCCCCACGAGCGCGGCGCTGATCGCCAGCCCCGTGTTGCGCTGCATGAAGGCACCAATCCCCACCACGCCGATCAGCACGATCAGCACTGGCCCGACGATCTCGGTGATCAGATCGGCCGCGTTGTCGCCGGCCCTGGAGACGCTGCCGCCCCCGGCCTTCTGCGCCTGGGCCCGCTGGACCCCGAAGCCGAGAGGGCCAACTGTGCCCACCACCGGCGACACCAGAGCGAGAAGAAGCGCGGTGGCGCCGATCGCTGCTATGCGTCTCATGGTGTTCCTCCTAGGTTGCGTTTGCCACGGTCTCGATGAAGCTCACGAGGACACGCCCGCGTCGGCGATCGACGCCGAGCTCATAGGTCAGCGTCCAAAGCCCTCCCGCCTCCTCGCGCGCACTGACGGTCGCGAGCACGGCGCCGGAGTCCGGACCCGCAGCCCAGGCGAGGTCGTCAATCGACTGCACCTCGAAACGCTGCGCGGGGATTGCCACCGCCGCGTCGGGCGCCAGGTCGGCCTCGAGGTCCGCCCGCTCCCCGGCGAGGTAGTTGCGAACGACCCGCTCCGCGACGGCGACCACCTCTCTGTCTTCGACTTCCTCGCGCGCGCCGAGCTCCGACCGCGCGATCGTCGGGGGGCCGACGACCGAGGGATAGCCGGTTAGCGTGATGGCGCCTTCTGAGGTGCGCGCCACCGGCACCGCCAGGTAAGTCGGCGCGGGCTCGCCGCTCATCCCGGCGGCAACCACCACGATCCGCCCCCCGGCGAGCGCCTCCTGGTTCTGGGCCACGCGCACCCACTCGACTGAGCGCGAGCCACGCTCGGGCGGCATGAGGCCCGCGCCCGCGTCGAGCTCCTCCGGGAGGTACGGCCGAAGCGCTCGCTCGCGAACCTGCGGTCGCGCGGCGTCGTAGGCGAGATAGGCGCGGGCAAAGCCTTGGGCGAAGTCCTCGACCGCGTAATCGGGGGCGCCCGGGGCCGTCGACGGCACCGGCGCCTTCTCGGGTGAGATCAGCTCGCGAAGGCCGACCAGCGAGGTGATCGCAAGTACCGCGACGAACATGTACCGCGGCGCCCGCCCACGCAGCCGCTCGAGCCGCGCCGAGCGGCGCGCGAGCTCGACCCTCTCCCCCATGCCGCTCACGGCCCGAACTCCCGCTGGACAACAGCTGGGCTCGCCTCCTGAGTTGGTGCCGGAGTGAACCTCGGCGCCAAACTCGGTTCGGGTGCGACTGCTCGCGCGACCGGCGCTGTAGCCGCATCCGCCGTCGTCAACGCGTCCGAGGGCGCGGAGGACCGATGGGCCTGGGCGCCCCCACCGCCTCGCCCGGGCTCCGAGACCGCTCGCTCGCGGGGCTCGCCCTGGCCCGCACGCCGCAGGCCGGCGTGCGGCGCTCGCGCCTCCAGCTCTTGGCGCCTGAGCGGGGGATCGGGGAGGCTCGGCTTCGACCCGCCGGTCTCGAGGACGATCATCACTAGCGTCGCGAGCACCGCCGCGATTCCCACGGTGGCTGCGGTGCCCAAGCCCCGGGGGCGCGGCCGCGACCACGGGTGGCTTGTCCTCGCGCGACGTACGTTCGCGCTCACCGGCTCGGGTTCCCGTTCGCCGTCGATCTCCGCAGGCGCTCGCTGCTGCGGCTCGTCCCCAATCTCGTCGAAGTCGCTCGCCTCGGCGTCGTCCTTCTCTGCCGCGTTGGGCTCAACCGCCGAAATCCCGGCCGGCTCGCCCACCCTCACCACGCGGACCTTCCGTGCAATTCCCGCGCTGCGCGCGGCTGCAGTGGCCGGCTGAGGCTCCTGGAGGAGGCCGAGATCGAGCTCGTCGAGCAGCTGGTCCTCGCCGATCACGAGGACCTCGTGCGATCGCCGCCTCACTGGATCGAGCCTCGCTCACGTCTCCGCATACCCCCTAGTCGGAGCCGGGTCCAAAATGTATGGAGGGAGGTCCCCCGGCCGACCTACTCGACGGATAGCGCCGCCGGCCCGGCTGTCAACCCCTTACGGGGTCGGACGCTCCGCGCCCTTGACCGCCGCGCCTAAGCGGCGCTGAGATCGCTTGTAGGTCGGCGGGTCAGCCGGAGGCGATGGCGAGGACGGAGATCTGCGGCTGGTCGATCTTCGGACTGCCGATTCCCTTCTCGCAGCTCAGGGCGATCGTGTGTCGCCCGCGGCGAAGCGTTCCGTCGCGGAAGGGAGGCGCGTTGCCGGCGGTGACGAAGGTGAGCGCGAAGCCGTTCTGGGCGGCGGAGGACGTATTGTCGACGGCCTCCTCGCCGGGCGCAACCCCGCCGCCCACGTCGATCCCGTCGATGCTGATGGCGCAGGTTGCGTGGGTGGGCACGCCCCCGCTCTCCTGCCCTCCGGTCGTGACGACCAGAAGGCGCGAGCGCCGCTTGAGCCGGATCGAGGTCTTCACGCACTTGACGGCGGCGGTAGCCGCCGTGAGGTCGCAGACTGCCGCGCCATTGCCGGCCAGCGGCGCGAAAGACTGCGCCTTCAGGGTGCGCTCGGCGATCTGCCCGCCGCGGAGGGCGTTTCGGGCCACGTCCCTGCCGCGGACCGCCCGGTGGTTCTTCAGGTCCTCGCTCCTCAGCGAGTTGTTCCTGATGTCTTGGGAGCCGAGCTCCCCGGTTGCGTAGGCGGCGCCCCCGGCCAGGATCATGAACAGGCAGACGGTGACCCCGATATTGGCGTAGCTCAGGTGGCGGCGAATCTTCACGTTGGTTCCTCCTTTGCCGGGGGATAAGGCTAGGGGCGCCGTCGGCTCTTCCCACGCCCTTCGGCTCAGATCGGCCGCGCCCTACCGCGCCACGACCACGAGCTTTCGCGACCTCGACTTCGCCGGCGCCCTGTAGGCCCAGCCCTGCTCGCGCAGCACCTTGAGGCGGAACCGGTAGCGAACGTTTGAGGTGTAAAAGCGGGCGAAGTGGTAGCGCACCCGATACTTGCCGTCGGCGTTGGTATGGATGGCGTGACGAACGGTGTCCCAGCTGTGCCTGTTCCTCACCTGGAGCTCGATGAGCTTGCCGCCGTCCGGGATCCGCGCCGCGTAGTGCCGGACGCGCCCCTTGAACACGACCCGCCTTCCCTCCGGCACGTGGCGCCGCGACAGCCGCAAGCCGGCCTTGGTCTTCACCGCGAGCGTCCCGACCCTCGTCGCGTCAGCGATGTAGCGGGCCGAGCCCCCGTACGTGGCCGTGATCCTGCGCGAGGGCCCCGCCGGGATCCGCTCGCGCCAGCGCCCGTCCGAGTCCGTCTGGACCTTGCGAACGCGGCGGTCGATGAGGGCGCCGGCGCCGAAGTGCTCGACCACGGTCACCTCCTGACCGGCGAGCGGGTGGCCCCCGCGGTCGCTGAGCCGCCCCGCGACCTTGGAGCGCTTCCCGTAGCCGATCGTCTCGCGGTGGCCTCCGCCGGGAGCGAGGTAGCCCGTGAGGCGCACGCCGGACTTGAGCGGGAAGGTGAGGACCATGGGCTGGCCGTCGCGGCGCTGAGTCGTCCAGGCGAAGTTGCCGGCGACGTCGGTTGCCTGGGCGAGGAACTCATATCGCCCCGCGGGGACCGCGGTCGAGTCGACGCGCGCCTGCAGCGCTCCGCCGCCGATCTGCGTCTCGAGCGGCTGCCAAGTGGTCGAGCCGACGGCTCGGTAGAAGATGCGCCCGCCGTCGACGCCCGAGGTCGCGTCGGAGACTGGCGCCTTGATCAGCTCGGGGTCGTTTGCGTCCTGGGAACTCGTGAAGCCCAGCGCCGGCGGCGTGTTATCGACGTCGACCGTCCGGTGTTGGCAGGTCCGGTTGCCGGCGAAATCGATCGCGCAGATCGACAGCGCGTTGCGGCCGTCGTGGAAAGGGGGGGCGCCCGTGCTGGCAGACGTAGACGACGTCGAAAGTGCCGTCGGGCACGGATCAAAGGTCTTTGCAGAGCGCGATCCCGGTATGTCCGCGCAGCTGGTGTTCCGCGTCAAAAACCCGGTGCGGTCGACGGTGGCCACGATCTGGCGTAGTCCCGAACCGGCGTCGCTGCCACTGGTACCGAGGTCCTGTGTCCCCCTTCTCCAACCGCCGGCAAGCAGGGCGCCACCCGTCGTCAGCACGGGGTCCGAGTAGTCCGCCACCTTGAGGCGGACGTTACGGATCCAGGTTTTCGCCAAATCGGACTCCCGACAGCCGCCGGCTCGCTCGCAGGAGAGGCTGGCGATGAACTGGCGTTGGCCCCGACCATGGGCGCTCCAGCCGTAGTGGTGATAGCTGGTTGGGCCCGTGCCCCCGGAGCCCACGCGTCCCGTTTGCCGCTGGCCGTCGTCAGCCATCCACAAGCTCGGGGCATGGCCCC
Above is a genomic segment from Solirubrobacterales bacterium containing:
- a CDS encoding TcpE family conjugal transfer membrane protein, with translation MSVRSYRAVLDGVERRIYRVDRWRLPAPGGVPLRAILYTIAAAVGVMVAARLPLAGQLLGLVPVGVRVVALPVAAGWALASWQIDGRAPHHALAGLARYRVRARTLAGLRPTVSQGAQVAPVAAVQIAPTGDEPAYRRGRVRGPARLVLRYPARLEVERRRGRGSDALAARRVRVCGLCERPRPLPRGRELRVPEGAEVVFE
- a CDS encoding ATP-binding protein — its product is MSLRAPHYFLHGNLVWRSPEDVWAGYRLEGQSYAGLSLNRKVELKERIEAFAYAIETDFQLIRSAREWSADRYAERALTTVDPRRGHPEAFRAYLEEHRRRLASRRVVWPELFAFVRLGPPAHAAGAQRLAELWCELQAGLGIRDARAVSKKRLAELRRAEERAFDRVFDQLPCERARSGEIAALVRSAYTRGVGEPHVDPHWRAQALWVDTEEGGAFEPYEHDLMRLHESRVQIEPRALRVDSEAGTSHQALLVCGALPDEAAFPGPEVELLFAPLECGFPVDAVYTAEWIPNRAAQKLAQKRMVDADQQAKEEAFGEHGATVGTTDRSYAARELQARLGASDRPPFLRSAITLALGADDPDQLEDRVDHLRSEFGRVELHRPLGEQHRLFLGAMPAQPFPVRDYLAHLLPEQLGAMVPTAISHAGSEIGPYLGYGLTGSRSPVQLDLAEASRTDRPPTILLTGSLGSGKTVALETLLYQAYLQGSSPIVDIDPKGDHRLERLPGLADRLEAIELGPDERYRGLLDPMRVGTAETRQDLAYGFLVGILPDPVPAEWRTKIRRAIAATEAAGGGTTGQVLDELRAIDPVGADCAEALEVHLEAGLAKLGFGRPGQALPEVGGAKVVSLRIRNLVTVKPDVRRSELQEDERVSQAVLRLVAAYALRLCAADTHTHSVLAVDEAWALLLDVQGQALLDRLSRMGRSMNITPLLASQIVGDAEILEPLVGTYLAFGVETESEAERSLELLRLDRDDEGLRQRLISFRAGRCYLRDVVGRAIPMRVDPGEELLAALGTTPTPHGTAPAAAALPDDEPEELAADAAAA
- a CDS encoding conjugal transfer protein, whose product is MGERVELARRSARLERLRGRAPRYMFVAVLAITSLVGLRELISPEKAPVPSTAPGAPDYAVEDFAQGFARAYLAYDAARPQVRERALRPYLPEELDAGAGLMPPERGSRSVEWVRVAQNQEALAGGRIVVVAAGMSGEPAPTYLAVPVARTSEGAITLTGYPSVVGPPTIARSELGAREEVEDREVVAVAERVVRNYLAGERADLEADLAPDAAVAIPAQRFEVQSIDDLAWAAGPDSGAVLATVSAREEAGGLWTLTYELGVDRRRGRVLVSFIETVANAT